The Salvelinus namaycush isolate Seneca chromosome 5, SaNama_1.0, whole genome shotgun sequence genome segment AGGACTGGATTTGGAGGTGTTGAAAATGTCTGCATTTTGCCACGGTTTCTCTCCTTCTCTGAGCTCAAACAGATAAACTGTGTGTTTTGGGCTCGTGGAAGAGCAGCTTAGACTAGTGGCTCAATCCTGGAACCAGGGTTGTATGCAGCTGCTGGCTCAAATAGATGCCTTTTCTGTACTGAGGCCCAGATACTAGGACTACGCCTTATAACCTGGCAATCCGCACCCAGCCCAATGTCTGGatctctgtccctccctgtcgGAGCTGAGCGCCAGTCGCCtggctgctctgttctgttctgctggcGGGGCGTCTTTGAGCTGTCACTCTCCTTTGACTTCACAGAGCAGCAGAGAGGAGCGATGGGATTGCTCTCAGATCTGTTGTTTCTGAAgcgactgagggagggagggggctaGTTTGGAGATGGGAGGCTGGGGAGGGAGGTGTTTTCAGAGGACTGTTTTAAAGCAAACTCCATCCGCACAGTTCAAGGGCATCTCTGCCTGTTGGAGATTGGAGGGGATTGTGTCTGTGTAAGGTTGAGGCAGCAGAGGGGGTcgtttttatatttgagatcagAGAACAGCGAGATTATTGTTACATCTTAGAGTGGTTCTCCCTCTTGTCAGTGGCAGACACTGTCTGACTGAACCCGGCAATTCAAAGCCCTACACCAGTTTCCCATACTCATCCTCGGGTCCCCGAGGGGTGCActttttggtttttgccctatcactacgcagctgattcaaatgataaaAACATGTAGATTTGAAGCACCTGTGTAGTGCCAGGGAAAAAACATGAGTTTGGAGAAACCCTGCCCTAGACTGAGCAGACTTTATCCAGCTATAATACGTGCATATTTGTAGACACAATTTGGGCCGCTACTTTCTCTACAGATGGTAATTGTAGACAGGGTTTAAAGGAGCATGAGTACTGGTGTGTACCTGTTAGCCAGGCCCGCCCAAGTCTGAGCTTTGAGGTTTTGTGTGGCCTATAGCCTGGTTTGACCCTCCTGTTATTCTCTGTGGCCTGTAGGTGTCCTGCACTTCCACCCTGATAACATCTGCAGTGATGAGCGGGACAAGGTGAGTATATTAACCTCTCCCTATTGTCCCACACAGCAGTAGGAATGCTATAGCCTTATTTAACACCATGCTGTCTTTCTACTCCCTTATCTCTTTctgtggctgtctctctctctgtctcatctatAGATGGAGGACAGTCCTAGCCCCAAGCGACAGCGTCTTTCCCAGCAGTCTATGTTAGATCTGAGCTCTGCCCCTCCCTCCACCCCATCCTCTCCCATTCGTCCCTGGGAGCTACCCCACACCCCCACTACCTGGGCCACACCCCCACCCAGTCGCAGGCCACACCCCCACTACCTGCCAGAGCGATGCCACACTCCTGTTCGCAACCGCCGCAGGTATGCGTGTGTCAATGTTACAATGAGTCCACATCAgtgtgtagtcatttttccttgGGGCATTATCTGTTGTGATAGGATGAGGATGTTTGGTAtaaatgatgatgtaataatctCAAGCGTCCTCTTTCCCCAGTCCTCCAATGAGACGCCAGCGTGGCCGCCGTGACCGTCTCACCTCCCACCCTCATCACAACTCTCACCCccaacatcatcatcaccactaccaccaccatcaccacaaccCGCACCCGCACCATCATCATTCTCACCCTCACCACGGCCTCTCAGCAGGGCCTCAGGATGAGAACTACCGCCACCCCGTCCCTCCTCAGAGTTACCCCTACAACCAGCAACCTCCCCGGGGGCCAGAGGAGCGCCCCTACCACCCCCCCAACCTATCCCCACGCCCCCTCCACCACCCTCCTAACCTGTCCCCCAGGCTGATGCACCCTGCCGCCCACCCCCAGCACCCCCCTCAGCAGCAGAGCAGTGTGGTGCTGGACCTTCATGACCAGGTCAGTGGGGAAACAAGAAGCCATTTTGTTTGTATAGTTGTCAATCAAACATTTGATTAGAGGCATCTTTATCCTTCTATGTGGGCGTTCGGGTAACGTGGTGGTTTGAATTCTGACCTTTTGACTTCTGCTCCCAGGGTTCTTCTCAGGTGTCGTACCCGCTCTCTCCCCCTGGCGCACCCCCTGGCCTGTCACCCCGCTCTGCCCCCCCGCAGCTCCCAGCATGCTCGGTGGTCTTCAGTGGACAACACTACCCTGTCTGCAGTGTTCCTCCATCGGTGAGTTCAACTaccctgtctgtttgtctgaTATAGTACGCACGGTATGCCTACTTCATATGGGTCTAATTCCCTCCCTGTTTTCCATCAGCATGTATGTTCATGTGTACATAACGCTACATTATCTCTCATCTATATTGTAATAGAATAATGTATTTTAAATGGCTCCCTCTTGGTCTCAGGTTCTGCAGACATGCTCTGTGCAGCACCTGCCCATGCCCTACCCATTCCCCTCCCTGCTGTCCAGTGACCCCACCTTTCTCCTGCCCCCTCCCCACCTGTCCCACCATCCCCCTCACCTCCCCCACCATCCCCCTCACCTCCCCCAGCCTGGACAGTTTGGACCCTACCCCACACAGCAGGCCAGATCGGTGAGTGGCATTAGCAATTTGAACCTCCTTTAGCGACTTAAAGCAGTATTTCAGTTAGTAATTGAAGTTGTAGGTAATCATTTAACTATTTGGGTAGCTCCACTTGCTCTCATGTAATCAACCCAcccccccctatctctctctttctctctctctctctctctccctcctagccGTTACAGAGGATAGAGAATGACGTGGAGCTGTTGGGGGAACACCTGTCCTTAGGGGCGGGTCTCCACTACCCCCCCGCAGCGCACCCCGGCCTGCCCCCCCACTCCACACAGCTCCACTTCCTTTCCCATGATCCACTGCCACAGGAGTTCTTTGGAGTGGTGAGTGTCTCTCTCTGCCATTCTCCTCAAACCACCTTTATCACACATCAGGGTGATGGTTGCATCGTTGTCTTTTAAGCCATTTTAAAAGCCTGTGTTGGCTTTATTTTAAAATCTGGTATTGCCAGCGACGTTGATGATGCCACATCTCTTCTCTCAGTCGTATCCCAGCTTCATACCACGACGTATCCCAGGACGACGCTACCGCTCCCAGCAGCCACTGCCACCCTCGCCTTACCACCCCAGTTTCCTGCCTTACTTCCTGTAAGTCCACCATCCGCTTCTAGCTCGACATCATGGGAGTTGTAGTTTAGAGAATCTGGAGACGCGGCCATATTGTGTGGAAGAAACCTACTCTTGTGGCACAGCATATTTGTGTAAATACTGCTGAGCTTTCATGTACAGCATGTATCTGCCACTCTCAGTTCTAATGCGCTGTGTAGGCACACAGTGTCTGTAGGTAagtgtgtttctctccctctgtcagctCCATGCTGCCAGTCCAGCCAACAGGCCCTGCCATCAGCCTGGAGCTAGACGTAGATGACGGAGAGGTGGAGAACTATGAGGCCCTTCTCAACCTGGCTGAGCGTCTGGGAGAGGCCAAACTCAGAGGACTGACCAAGGGAGACATTGAACAGCTGCCTTCCTATAGGTTCAACCCCAACAACCACCAATCAGAACAGACGCTGTGAGTACTTCCCCTATCAGAACTGAATATGAGGATATTAACCTTCGCATTTATCAATCGGATCATACAGTTGGTGTTGGCGTTTCTGTTGTAATAACATTGTACTGTTGATTTGcaggtgtgtggtgtgtatgagtGACTTTGAGTCTCGTCAGCTGCTGCGGGTTCTACCCTGCAGTCATGAGTTCCATGGAAAGTGTGTGGACAAGTGGCTCAGGGTGAGTTTCTCTCGCTCCAGTATTTCACAATTCAGGATCAACTAGTTGGCAAACGTACTGTCCTAGATGCCGTGAAACGTCTTAATTCTTAGTTCCCTCATATCTGGAGTTGTTTCCCTGTAATGATCAAGTCATCCCTGCAGGTTAACTGACAttgtcactctccctccctctggttGTCTCCAGGCTAACAGGACGTGTCCCATCTGTAGGGCTGATGCCTCCGAGGTCCAGCGAGACTCGGAGTGACCAGCAGGGGGGACAACCACGCTGACAGTTGTAGCActgccctccatctctcctttagCGCTCTTGCCCTTCTGTCCTCTCTTTATACTCAAACTCCATTCCCACTGGTCCAGCACACACCCATTGCATCTCTCTagctctgaatgtccttcagctggtatgtgtgtgtgtgcgcaggaaCGTGTCTATCTGTATGATTCCTGGCGTTGGTATGTACAagctttgagtgtgtgtgtgtatgatactGTATTTTAGTGTCTCTGATCGTGTGTGTGCTTAGACTTGGGTGTCCACACGGCCCTCTCCATGTAGTTGACACGTGAAGGTCCATGCCACTGCGCTGCCTCTCTGTAGAATTAGtttctgtttgtttttgtttagtttctCTGCCTGGCTGTTTACCTCTTCATTCCTGTTGCTCATTGTTACCACGACAACGCGCTTCACCGTATTCCTCTGAAGTTTCTCTTCTATTTCTCTTTATTTTTGTTCCTTATTAAATATGATCAGTTTGTCTGACTGCAGTGGCACatatataaatatactgtataaatatatGAATATCTGTATACCAAATAAAAGGCTTGATATTAACTTTTTAAAAATCACATTTTGTACAGgttattttttttttgtattatgaGCTGTGGTGCAGTTAGGTTTGATTGTGCTCAATTGATTTGTGTTCTGGATGTGTTAGACTTTAGGTGGTGGTTCGTTAATAAAATACATTATACACTGATCTGTCTGCTGTCTGTTTCATGTCGAGGAAACACACCAGAGTATAGGACGCCCGACCTCAGGCAATCCTATCACCTCTCCACAGAACATGATCCATCAATTTCCTGTCACTTCTACATGTGTTTGTTAACACCCAGCAGGTGATCACTAGCACACTGCAGCCACCTGCTGCTTTCAGCCGTTAGTCTTTCCGGTGTGTTTCTTCTCAATTGGTGGCTGGCTTTGTTTATTTGCACCTTAAACTGTAATAACTGCAAACTGCCACGGGGTGGTGTCACAGTTCTTTCTAAGGCATGGTGATTTATTTTAGAGGGAGGAATGGGTCTCAGTGTTTCAAAGAGGCTTCCTCTCCTTATATCCTCAAGGTTTACTCCTGGGTACAGATGGAAGCCAGACGGATGCGTTTTACACAGagaccaattctgatcttttgcccaattattggtcttttgaccaaccCGATGTGTTCTTTTGCCATTTGGGAAAAAATATTACAATTGGGCTCCCTGTGTAAACGGAGGCTATAATAATCAGATGACACAACCATCCAGTTCTATCAGATTGTTTAAGGGTGGAGATTAGGGTTTGGTTAAGGACTAGGCACTAGATCAAAATAATAAAATGAGTCCCAAAAGACAAGAATGAACAGGTTCTACAAGGCAGGATatgatgtgtttaacactttaACCAACACATTTTTCCACAGTCTGGCCTATGAGATATGCAATGATCAACACATTAACTTGTGTTTACCCTGGCCGGTGACCCACTTACGCTAGTCTGCTCTGTGACCCCATATGGAGCATCGACATAGCCGTGCGTCTGGCCTGTTAGTTGCCTGGTGCACGGCTGTTAACTACATCACATGGAGGGAGTTGTCTGTTCATGGTGAGCCTTTCTCCAGGCAATGTGCCCTCTGACCTGTGTAATGTAACCATACAGGATTACTCACACATTTGACTTTGTATACTCTTTCATTTTattctcttccactctctctattctccctctTTTGGTCATTTCCCTTACTCTACCCTTGTTTCCTCTcattttgttttactatcctttcTTCGTATCGCATTTGATGATTCATGATCACTCACCagctaaagagagagaggttattaTTCCAAGCTGAATGCCCTGGCTCTAAGTAGCCTGATGCATGGAGAGTGAATGAGATCCGTTTGGCATATTGTCCCTTCACGCCACACTGGTGCGTTGGGCCTGTTGTGGAACAGAAGCCTTCCTCTGAGACACCCTGACACTGATCCACACCTCTGTCTGTCACAGACACTGTCAGGAGTCATCTGGTACGCCAGATGCAGACGGAtctgaacacatacacactggacacaggaGACAGTTGCATTTGACTTGTGTGTGTCGTGGGAtgtgcagaaagagagagggagggagtggtagGTAAAAGAGgggtagaggatggagagaaaaatagtCAATCGTAACTGCAGGTTTATTTCTAAAAAACGGAGAAATGCAACTCAGCTCTGAGCAGGAGCAGGTCTAAagattaattagcattttagcaaCTATCTTTCATTAACTTTCACCAATTATACAAGGGTATAAGAAACAGTTTCTTACAAAAcagcaaagggagagagagtgtgtgtgtgacagcaaGAGAGGCAAAAGGAGAGCGAATCTGAGTTCATGTTTAACTGAATCGGAGGCCTTTTTGCCCAACTTTGATGACTCAGAACAATAAGCAGAGGAGAGGCAACTCTTCCCACGTCCTTCACCCTAAATacccttccatccctccttcctccgCTGTGACCACTGCCCATCCCTACATCCTCCCGTCCAAACCATCCTCCACCCCTCGCAGAGTAATGAAATGGAAGAGATATGGGATTTCTGCCTAAACTGTCTCTCCAGTTAAAGCTGAATGAATTCACTGAGCACTGTTTCACATTCTCTGTGTGTCACTCTCCGCGCTTacatctctgtgtctgtctctcaatTCATTTTGAATTTAAGGCAGCTTTataggcatgggaaacatatgtttacattgccaaagcaagtgaaatagataataaacaaaagtgaaataaacaataaataatgaacagtaaacattacactcacaaaagttccaaaagaataaagacatttcaaatgtcatgttatgtctatatacagtgttgcaaTTATGTGCACAatgttaaagtacaaaagggaaaataaatgtaaatatgggttgtatttacgatggtgtttgttcttcactggttgcccttttcttgtggcaacagatcacaaatcttgctgctgtgatggcacactgtggtatttcacccaaataCATATGGgattttatcaaaattggatttgttttaatattctttgtgggtctgtgtaatctgagggaaataggtgtctctaatatggtcatacatttggcaggaggttagaaatTCAGCTTAGTTTCCACCtccttttgtgggcagtgtgcacatagcctgtcttctcttgagagccagttcTGCCTATGGCGGCATTTCTCAAtcgcaaggctatgctcactgagtctgtacatagtcaaagcgttccttaattttgggtcagtcacagtggtcaggtattctgcccctgtgtactctctgtttagggccaagtagcattctagttttctttgttttttaaaattctttccaatgtgtcaagtaattatctaaTTTTCCTCtgtatgcattatttggtgttttacattgtacaggGAGGATATTTTTAGCAGAATtatgcatgcagagtctcaatttggtgtttgtcccgtTTTGTGAactcttggttggtgagcggaccccagacctcacataaccataaaggacaatGGGTTCTAGAACTGATTGaaatatttttagccagatcctaattggtatgttgaattttatgttccttttgatggcatagaaagcccttcttgccttgtctctccgatcgttcacagctttgtggaagttacctgtggcgctgatgtttaggccgaggtatgtacagttttttgtgtgct includes the following:
- the LOC120048098 gene encoding E3 ubiquitin-protein ligase RNF38-like; amino-acid sequence: MDPPRTRSRSGFFHYGMNGGGNGNNTINNGNMMNASGGIGVNYPQQNNPGWVPHGARGSYSENQHTQGNYLSGGAQRHPSHGAHRHPGTGVLHFHPDNICSDERDKMEDSPSPKRQRLSQQSMLDLSSAPPSTPSSPIRPWELPHTPTTWATPPPSRRPHPHYLPERCHTPVRNRRSPPMRRQRGRRDRLTSHPHHNSHPQHHHHHYHHHHHNPHPHHHHSHPHHGLSAGPQDENYRHPVPPQSYPYNQQPPRGPEERPYHPPNLSPRPLHHPPNLSPRLMHPAAHPQHPPQQQSSVVLDLHDQGSSQVSYPLSPPGAPPGLSPRSAPPQLPACSVVFSGQHYPVCSVPPSVLQTCSVQHLPMPYPFPSLLSSDPTFLLPPPHLSHHPPHLPHHPPHLPQPGQFGPYPTQQARSPLQRIENDVELLGEHLSLGAGLHYPPAAHPGLPPHSTQLHFLSHDPLPQEFFGVSYPSFIPRRIPGRRYRSQQPLPPSPYHPSFLPYFLSMLPVQPTGPAISLELDVDDGEVENYEALLNLAERLGEAKLRGLTKGDIEQLPSYRFNPNNHQSEQTLCVVCMSDFESRQLLRVLPCSHEFHGKCVDKWLRANRTCPICRADASEVQRDSE